In one Cervus elaphus chromosome 9, mCerEla1.1, whole genome shotgun sequence genomic region, the following are encoded:
- the EEF2 gene encoding elongation factor 2, with translation MVNFTVDQIRAIMDKKANIRNMSVIAHVDHGKSTLTDSLVCKAGIIASARAGETRFTDTRKDEQERCITIKSTAISLFYELSENDLNFIKQSKDGSGFLINLIDSPGHVDFSSEVTAALRVTDGALVVVDCVSGVCVQTETVLRQAIAERIKPVLMMNKMDRALLELQLEPEELYQTFQRIVENVNVIISTYGEGESGPMGNIMIDPVLGTVGFGSGLHGWAFTLKQFAEMYVAKFAAKGEGQLGPAERAKKVEDMMKKLWGDRYFDPATGKFSKSANSPDGKKLPRTFCQLILDPIFKVFDAIMNFKKEETAKLIEKLDIKLDSEDKDKEGKPLLKAVMRRWLPAGDALLQMITIHLPSPVTAQKYRCELLYEGPPDDEAAMGIKSCDPKGPLMMYISKMVPTSDKGRFYAFGRVFSGLVSTGLKVRIMGPNYTPGKKEDLYLKPIQRTILMMGRYVEPIEDVPCGNIVGLVGVDQFLVKTGTITTFEHAHNMRVMKFSVSPVVRVAVEAKNPADLPKLVEGLKRLAKSDPMVQCIIEESGEHIIAGAGELHLEICLKDLEEDHACIPIKKSDPVVSYRETVSEESNVLCLSKSPNKHNRLYMKARPFPDGLAEDIDKGEVSARQELKQRARYLAEKYEWDVAEARKIWCFGPDGTGPNILTDITKGVQYLNEIKDSVVAGFQWATKEGALCEENMRGVRFDVHDVTLHADAIHRGGGQIIPTARRCLYASVLTAQPRLMEPIYLVEIQCPEQVVGGIYGVLNRKRGHVFEETQVAGTPMFVVKAYLPVNESFGFTADLRSNTGGQAFPQCVFDHWQILPGDPFDNTSRPSQVVAETRKRKGLKEGIPALDNFLDKL, from the exons ATG gtGAACTTCACAGTAGACCAGATCCGGGCCATCATGGACAAGAAGGCCAACATCCGGAACATGTCTGTCATTGCCCACGTGGACCATGGCAAGTCCACTCTGACGGACTCCCTGGTGTGCAAGGCGGGTATCATCGCCTCTGCCCGGGCTGGGGAGACCCGCTTCACTGACACCCGGAAGGACGAGCAGGAGCGTTGCATCACCATCAAGTCAAC GGCCATCTCCCTTTTCTACGAGCTTTCAGAGAACGACTTGAATTTCATCAAGCAGAGCAAGGATGGCTCTGGCTTCCTCATCAACCTCATTGACTCCCCTGGGCACGTCGACTTTTCTTCAGAGGTGACAGCCGCGCTCCGTGTCACTGATGGTGCCTTGGTGGTGGTCGACTGCGTGTCGG gtgtgtgtgtgcagacagAGACGGTGCTGCGCCAGGCCATCGCTGAGCGCATCAAGCCGGTGCTGATGATGAACAAGATGGACCGGGCCCTGCTTGAGCTGCAGCTGGAGCCTGAGGAGCTCTACCAAACCTTCCAGCGCATCGTGGAGAACGTCAATGTCATCATCTCCACCTATGGCGAGGGCGAGAGCGGCCCCATGGGCAACATCATG ATCGACCCTGTCCTTGGTACTGTTGGCTTCGGGTCTGGTCTCCACGGTTGGGCCTTTACCCTGAAGCAGTTTGCAGAGATGTATGTGGCCAAGTTTGCCGCCAAGGGCGAGGGGCAACTGGGGCCTGCTGAGCGGGCCAAGAAGGTGGAGGACATGATGAAAAAGCTGTGGGGAGACCG ATACTTTGATCCAGCCACCGGCAAGTTCAGCAAGTCAGCCAACAGCCCTGATGGCAAGAAGCTGCCACGGACGTTCTGTCAGCTCATCCTGGACCCAATCTTCAAG GTGTTTGATGCAATCATGAACTTCAAGAAAGAGGAGACGGCAAAACTAATTGAAAAACTGGACATCAAGTTGGACAGTGAAGATAAGGACAAAGAGGGCAAACCACTTCTGAAG GCTGTGATGCGCCGCTGGCTGCCTGCTGGGGACGCCCTGCTGCAGATGATCACCATCCACCTGCCTTCCCCTGTGACGGCCCAGAAGTACCGCTGTGAGCTCCTGTACGAGGGGCCCCCAGACGATGAGGCAGCCATGG GCATTAAAAGCTGTGATCCCAAAGGCCCTCTCATGATGTACATTTCCAAAATGGTGCCGACCTCTGACAAAGGTCGGTTCTATGCTTTCGGCCGGGTCTTCTCAGGGCTGGTGTCCACTGGACTGAAGGTCCGCATCATGGGACCCAACTATACTCCTGGGAAGAAGGAGGACCTGTACCTGAAGCCAATCCAGAG GACAATCCTGATGATGGGCCGTTATGTGGAGCCCATCGAGGATGTGCCTTGTggcaacattgtgggcctggTGGGTGTGGACCAGTTCCTGGTGAAGACTGGCACCATCACCACCTTCGAGCATGCCCACAACATGCGAGTGATGAAGTTCAGTGTGAGCCCTGTTGTCAGGGTTGCTGTGGAGGCCAAGAACCCAGCCGACCTGCCTAAGCTGGTGGAAGGTCTGAAGCGGCTGGCCAAGTCGGACCCCATGGTGCAG TGCATCATCGAGGAGTCTGGGGAGCACATCATCGCAGGGGCTGGGGAGCTGCACTTGGAGATCTGCCTCAAGGATCTGGAGGAGGATCACGCCTGCATCCCCATCAAG AAATCTGACCCAGTTGTCTCATACCGGGAGACTGTCAGTGAGGAGTCGAACGTGCTCTGCCTGTCCAAGTCCCCCAACAAGCACAATAGGCTTTACATGAAGGCGCGGCCCTTCCCTGACGGCCTGGCTGAGGACATCGACAAGGGCGAGGTGTCCGCCCGCCAGGAGCTCAAGCAGCGGGCCCGCTACCTGGCTGAGAAGTACGAGTGGGACGTGGCCGAGGCCCGTAAGATCTGGTGCTTCGGCCCTGATGGCACAGGCCCCAACATCCTCACGGACATCACCAAGGGTGTGCAGTACCTCAATGAGATCAAGGACAGTGTGGTGGCTGGCTTCCAGTGGGCCACCAAGGAG GGGGCGCTGTGCGAGGAGAACATGCGGGGCGTGCGCTTTGATGTCCATGATGTGACGCTGCACGCTGATGCCATCCACCGTGGGGGTGGCCAGATCATCCCCACGGCTCGGCGCTGCCTGTATGCCAGTGTGCTGACTGCTCAGCCCCGGCTCATGGAGCCCATCTATCTTGTGGAGATCCAG TGTCCGGAACAAGTGGTTGGTGGCATCTACGGTGTCTTGAACAGGAAGCGGGGTCATGTCTTTGAGGAGACCCAGGTGGCCGGCACGCCTATGTTTGTTGTGAAGGCCTACCTTCCTGTCAATGAGTCCTTCG GCTTCACTGCTGACCTGAGGTCCAACACGGGCGGCCAGGCCTTCCCCCAGTGTGTGTTTGACCACTGGCAGATCCTGCCCGGTGACCCCTTTGACAACACCAGCCGCCCCAGTCAAGTGGTGGCGGAGACGCGCAAGCGCAAAGGCCTGAAAGAAGGCATCCCAGCCCTGGACAACTTCCTGGACAAGTTGTAG